A single Zootoca vivipara chromosome 1, rZooViv1.1, whole genome shotgun sequence DNA region contains:
- the WNT6 gene encoding protein Wnt-6: protein MLPPSRTQLGLFFILLCPANIIGLWWAVGSPLVMDPNSICRKTKRLAGKQAELCQTEPEIMQEVAKGARLGVRECQYQFRFRRWNCTSHSKYFGKILQQDIRETAFVYAITAAGVSHAVTQACSMGELLPCGCEATRSRSPPLPPAITGSEGSAWEWGGCGDDVDFGYEKSRQFMDAKRKRGKSDIRTLIDLHNNEAGRLAVKNHMRTECKCHGLSGSCALRTCWKKMPPFREVGDRLLERFNGAFKVMGGNDGKTLIPVGWNIKPPDRQDLIYSADSPDFCVANRKTGSLGTRGRVCNSTAMDMSGCDLLCCGRGHQDETLLLEENCLCRFHWCCVVQCRKCTVRKEHSLCI from the exons GGCAGTGGGCAGCCCATTGGTCATGGATCCCAACAGCATCTGCCGGAAGACCAAGCGGCTGGCTGGGAAGCAGGCTGAGCTGTGCCAGACGGAGCCTGAGATCATGCAGGAGGTGGCCAAGGGGGCCAGGCTGGGCGTGCGGGAGTGCCAGTACCAATTCCGCTTTCGTCGCTGGAACTGCACCAGCCACAGCAAATATTTCGGCAAGATCCTACAGCAGG ATATCCGGGAGACAGCCTTTGTCTATGCCATCACAGCGGCCGGAGTGAGCCATGCCGTCACCCAAGCCTGCAGCATGGGCGAGTTGCTGCCATGCGGTTGTGAGGCGACTCGGAGCCggtcgcctcctcttccccccgcCATCACAGGGTCAGAGGGCTCTGCTTGGGAGTGGGGCGGCTGCGGGGATGACGTTGACTTTGGCTATGAGAAATCCCGCCAGTTCATGGACGCTAAGCGTAAGCGTGGCAAGAGCGACATTCGAACTCTCATTGACCTGCACAACAACGAAGCAGGACGCCTG GCAGTGAAGAACCACATGCGGACAGAGTGCAAGTGTCATGGACTTTCAGGTTCCTGTGCGTTACGCACCTGCTGGAAGAAGATGCCCCCTTTCCGGGAGGTGGGAGACCGCCTCCTTGAACGCTTTAATGGGGCTTTTAAAGTGATGGGCGGCAACGATGGCAAGACACTAATCCCTGTGGGATGGAATATCAAGCCCCCGGACCGGCAGGACCTCATCTACTCTGCCGACTCGCCTGACTTCTGCGTGGCTAACCGCAAGACGGGTTCGCTGGGCACGCGCGGACGAGTCTGCAACAGCACCGCCATGGACATGAGTGGCTGCGACCTGCTATGTTGTGGGCGTGGCCACCAGGACGAAACACTTCTCCTGGAAGAGAACTGCCTTTGCCGCTTCCATTGGTGCTGCGTGGTGCAGTGTCGGAAGTGCACAGTGCGCAAGGAACACAGCTTATGCATTTGA